One Candidatus Bathyarchaeota archaeon DNA segment encodes these proteins:
- a CDS encoding OPT/YSL family transporter, producing the protein MMQADERIRSGISWISMLAGIFSIFVFIPANIYLELMTGQQIEVSIFAMLLFVEMGKLLGKRITRQEAFLISFLASLGTYAPLDMVYRVYFRNSDIVGSFGIADYIPEWYVPPPSANIQWTRTFLHPSWTTPFLLYFIQYLLGTILAISLGLLLKEFYIDIQKLPFPLQQVYAQQIETISEGEESSVNLLFGASVIGFMWGFIVYAIPNLTKAYMGRSIELVPIPWYDFSAQIENYFPGAMFGVATSLSPIISALVLSEKMVASMIIGSYAVWFFGNWLTVAYQLAPDTDPILLGYQSWWLPRMSAEDIYSRSTMYFWAVPLIGFSLAAGLMPIFRYPRKFVKAISSLGSLSAWGRRVKYYVILGIAAPIAAGLTIYMLLTDFPLYIAAPLFIFAPLTLSMVNSQMVGETGVNLDVDVPMNLIYYASGYKGVEVWFVPTLINIEGTGWLKNYKVAELTGTSIWSLIKTRLMFTPLLWFVGYMFVQLFWSLAPIPSGVYPGARIFWRVRAINRCIWIKGREIGLFNPYWLLYAFGVGAIAYFATEMFGFLSAIGLAAGTATTPHYASLLAIGLMIKMAIRRYKGKNWWSANHRLLAAGLGVGVSIAVTISVAISFIVSSIWLLPI; encoded by the coding sequence ATGATGCAAGCCGATGAAAGAATAAGGTCTGGAATAAGCTGGATCAGCATGCTTGCAGGTATCTTCTCCATATTTGTCTTCATCCCAGCAAACATCTATTTGGAGCTGATGACAGGCCAGCAGATCGAAGTCTCCATATTCGCAATGCTCCTCTTTGTGGAGATGGGAAAACTGCTTGGAAAAAGAATCACTCGCCAAGAAGCCTTCTTAATAAGCTTCTTGGCAAGCCTTGGCACATACGCTCCACTAGATATGGTTTATCGAGTATATTTTAGAAATTCAGACATTGTAGGCTCATTTGGGATCGCAGATTATATCCCCGAATGGTATGTGCCGCCCCCATCCGCGAACATTCAATGGACTAGAACATTTCTGCATCCCTCATGGACAACGCCTTTCCTCCTCTATTTTATACAATACTTACTCGGAACAATACTGGCCATATCCCTAGGCCTATTACTCAAGGAATTCTACATTGACATACAAAAGCTCCCATTTCCACTTCAACAAGTCTACGCGCAGCAGATAGAGACCATTAGCGAGGGAGAAGAATCATCTGTAAATCTGCTCTTCGGGGCAAGCGTTATCGGATTTATGTGGGGCTTTATAGTCTACGCCATCCCAAATTTAACCAAAGCATATATGGGGAGATCGATCGAACTTGTCCCAATTCCATGGTATGATTTTTCAGCGCAGATCGAAAATTATTTTCCCGGAGCAATGTTCGGCGTTGCGACAAGTCTATCCCCAATAATATCCGCGCTTGTATTGTCTGAGAAGATGGTCGCCAGCATGATTATCGGATCCTATGCCGTTTGGTTCTTTGGAAACTGGCTGACAGTCGCCTATCAGCTCGCCCCAGACACTGACCCAATTCTTCTGGGATACCAGAGCTGGTGGCTGCCAAGAATGTCAGCTGAAGATATATATTCACGTTCGACCATGTACTTCTGGGCTGTACCGCTTATCGGATTCTCGCTAGCAGCAGGACTGATGCCAATCTTCCGCTACCCTAGGAAATTTGTAAAGGCTATATCCTCTCTTGGTTCTCTGAGTGCATGGGGGAGACGAGTAAAGTATTATGTAATCCTCGGAATCGCCGCCCCAATAGCGGCTGGACTAACAATTTACATGTTGCTCACAGATTTCCCATTATACATTGCAGCGCCGCTCTTCATATTCGCACCCCTAACCCTATCAATGGTGAACAGTCAAATGGTGGGAGAGACAGGCGTAAACCTTGATGTCGATGTTCCAATGAACTTAATCTATTACGCGAGCGGATACAAGGGGGTAGAAGTCTGGTTTGTTCCAACACTTATAAACATCGAGGGAACTGGCTGGTTAAAGAATTATAAGGTGGCTGAGCTAACCGGAACCTCAATATGGAGCCTGATAAAGACTAGACTAATGTTCACACCTCTACTATGGTTTGTTGGGTATATGTTCGTCCAGCTATTCTGGTCGCTTGCACCTATTCCATCCGGCGTTTACCCAGGTGCAAGAATTTTCTGGCGGGTGAGAGCCATAAACAGGTGCATATGGATCAAGGGTCGAGAAATTGGGCTCTTCAATCCCTACTGGCTCCTATATGCATTTGGAGTAGGGGCCATAGCGTACTTTGCAACTGAAATGTTTGGCTTCTTATCCGCAATAGGATTGGCCGCTGGGACAGCGACAACGCCGCACTATGCATCTCTACTTGCCATAGGTTTAATGATCAAGATGGCTATAAGGAGGTATAAAGGAAAGAATTGGTGGTCGGCGAATCACCGGCTTCTGGCAGCTGGTCTCGGCGTCGGAGTAAGCATCGCCGTTACCATATCGGTAGCAATAAGCTTCATAGTTTCCTCAATTTGGCTACTGCCAATATGA
- a CDS encoding M28 family peptidase — MTLLDQHIRFLSSLGSRATGYPGNRIAAQYIYEQFRSLMDNVTVQEFEVVDCIDHGANITFLSTGETIEVYAARPNFVVPSTTPPEGIKGRLMYLEDADLEDLDGKEIEGCIALLDWASASSKWIELYRQGAKAVIFMEPDPLYTFIAPLKDDVFSPQYQLITTFIEDLPLKFPRFIATKEARNRLLGHVGEEVLIKASTFWEKVKTWNIWGEIRGTQWPNQSLLLIAYYDSYSDSPRYAPGAQEACGIASLLEIARYFSLHRPKHTIIFAALSAHHQNLEGSVQFIDDFLDPMRSWYLRKDLGLIVEKNIFWLINIQLDTGSNELLWVPCSSGEKAGAVTTVYWCGNTFDSYTSAETAFYLENFFTNTYAEINMASLGKKRYSVYIFSSSHVLDVEWDVGNQFSWYTKIYDMEPIFLLRNGFSQFPSASAFTTAYYNKFLGRPFDRYEYVNLRNLQDQIEFILYSIVRLDSLDWTSEIGNTAAQNVIRNWLANREANKQTLKNTISAGGTVSRWEVNATGMIGIWNDSIGWFSPVPNALVILEGGAGPQASSNYKTFFNMPLSFRRFTFADENGRYLFKGGIGQRDGRYVGFLISAWVIDAETGEILYAPDMRSRYYASYICAGSGIPELGVLPIFRCSQLVVDVFHPSSLTSPVLPSGESVPIQISLKNEKFEDVLSYGVWSRSNLYVLAVPPGEYIKVMMYATVDRYPFGMILNSTGDNPEGYGYILKPGEQRYIKLHSGISDLIRWTKRISASILDNIPSQENREMFEGLIEAEKMLSEAIRALEHNHSYSKYLVNCIASWNKALRAYLHFRAKAEDAAATVPFFSFIAIPFTIIAEALFLDFRGKRKILSLVLIFSSLIVFLYLFHPGFSIAASPMINVIGFSMLILMFPILIVMFMRFANLLRSSRIKLLGEHEIDISRMRSSFFISFKQGIENMKRRKIRSGLVLIALIILVFSVSSFSSVSAIVGVREEERGRSPPYQGILIRKDMWGYGGFDLGTRIVDFLKAEFGDQAIVAPRAWIYMFPRFRTVEDVDGTYGFECVSVTSGRNVSVNTLWGLTPEEKEITRLNFLVNGSWFGRGQEKAPLCIITEAIAEEGNFSIGDILTIAGTNFTVIGIMSNNIQFLRDLDGEELSPIKFDITPDNPWNVHVDPSYYVIIPYEVLISLGGRVASVSIKPLESVNVPKMAKKIFNLFNVYAVYYTSGDKIYLLSQGLTYRAFGFESQIVPITLVILSLLNMLISAVYERRREISILSSIGLSPSHIGFLFLAETITYAIVGSIIGYLLSLPITSYIAPTGVTLDPTSSHVLLVLMVAMVTVITSTIFPIVSAAKLVTPSMERKWAPSSKPVGDTWEFPLPFTFSNRKEAEQMIDYLKEFSKRHSFRDAPIFNVDEIKEELADDREMVLSLYVNLAPYDLGVKQDAIIRLIRDAEEDTWKAGLTIRRTAGLTEDWERLTLKFVDEIRKQFLLWKSKYGQKSGSNGE; from the coding sequence ATGACATTGCTCGACCAACATATACGTTTTCTCTCAAGTCTCGGCAGCAGGGCAACTGGATATCCCGGGAACAGAATCGCAGCCCAATATATATATGAACAGTTTAGGAGTCTGATGGATAATGTTACAGTTCAAGAGTTTGAGGTTGTAGACTGCATAGATCATGGCGCCAATATAACATTCCTTTCGACAGGAGAAACCATAGAGGTATATGCAGCGCGACCGAACTTTGTCGTTCCCTCAACGACGCCCCCGGAAGGAATCAAGGGCCGCCTAATGTACCTAGAAGACGCTGACTTAGAGGACCTTGACGGAAAGGAAATTGAAGGATGCATTGCTCTGCTTGATTGGGCATCCGCATCGTCCAAATGGATTGAACTGTATCGCCAGGGCGCCAAGGCAGTTATATTCATGGAACCCGACCCCCTCTACACTTTTATCGCCCCACTGAAGGATGACGTATTCAGTCCGCAGTACCAACTGATTACAACATTTATTGAGGATCTGCCGCTCAAATTTCCAAGATTTATCGCCACCAAAGAAGCAAGAAATAGACTCCTAGGCCATGTCGGAGAGGAGGTGCTGATAAAAGCCAGCACATTCTGGGAGAAGGTCAAAACATGGAACATATGGGGGGAAATAAGGGGAACGCAGTGGCCTAACCAATCCCTACTACTAATAGCATATTATGACTCTTATTCCGACTCCCCTAGGTACGCGCCTGGGGCACAGGAGGCATGCGGAATTGCTTCACTCCTTGAGATAGCCAGGTATTTCAGCCTTCACAGACCGAAACATACTATTATATTTGCAGCGCTTTCAGCTCATCATCAAAACCTTGAGGGATCAGTCCAGTTCATAGATGACTTCTTAGATCCGATGAGGAGCTGGTATCTCAGGAAAGATCTCGGGCTAATCGTAGAGAAGAACATCTTTTGGCTAATCAACATACAGCTCGACACAGGCAGCAATGAACTCCTGTGGGTTCCCTGTAGCAGCGGAGAGAAGGCTGGAGCGGTTACAACGGTGTACTGGTGTGGAAATACATTCGATAGTTACACATCTGCAGAGACAGCCTTCTACCTAGAAAACTTTTTCACAAATACATATGCCGAGATAAACATGGCGAGTTTAGGGAAAAAAAGATACTCAGTCTATATCTTCTCATCCAGCCACGTGTTGGACGTTGAGTGGGATGTAGGAAATCAGTTCAGCTGGTACACAAAAATATATGATATGGAGCCCATATTCCTTCTGCGCAATGGGTTCTCACAGTTCCCCTCTGCATCTGCATTCACAACAGCCTATTATAATAAGTTCCTAGGCAGACCATTCGATAGATATGAATATGTGAATCTCAGAAACCTCCAGGACCAAATCGAATTCATACTTTATTCAATCGTAAGGCTTGATAGTCTCGACTGGACCAGTGAGATAGGAAACACGGCCGCCCAGAATGTGATAAGAAACTGGCTTGCGAACAGAGAGGCAAACAAGCAGACACTAAAGAACACGATCTCAGCTGGAGGAACAGTAAGCAGATGGGAAGTAAACGCTACAGGCATGATTGGAATATGGAATGATTCTATTGGATGGTTCTCTCCAGTCCCTAACGCTCTTGTCATACTTGAAGGGGGAGCAGGACCCCAGGCCTCAAGCAACTATAAAACATTCTTCAACATGCCACTTTCGTTCAGACGTTTCACATTCGCCGACGAAAATGGAAGATACCTATTTAAGGGCGGAATTGGGCAGAGAGACGGAAGATACGTAGGCTTTCTAATATCGGCATGGGTTATTGACGCTGAAACTGGGGAGATCCTGTACGCCCCCGACATGAGATCCCGCTACTACGCTAGCTACATATGCGCGGGTAGCGGCATCCCTGAGCTTGGTGTCCTACCCATCTTCAGATGCTCTCAACTTGTAGTAGATGTCTTTCACCCAAGTTCCTTGACTTCACCAGTACTGCCAAGCGGGGAAAGCGTTCCAATTCAAATCTCCCTGAAAAATGAGAAGTTCGAAGATGTCCTGAGTTATGGTGTATGGAGCCGAAGCAACCTTTACGTGCTTGCCGTTCCCCCAGGCGAATACATAAAGGTGATGATGTATGCGACTGTTGATAGATACCCTTTTGGCATGATCCTCAATAGTACAGGCGACAATCCAGAAGGTTACGGCTACATTCTGAAACCTGGAGAGCAAAGATACATAAAGCTTCACAGCGGGATCTCAGATCTTATAAGGTGGACTAAGAGAATCTCAGCAAGCATATTGGATAATATACCCTCACAAGAGAATCGCGAAATGTTTGAAGGGCTAATCGAAGCTGAAAAAATGTTATCAGAGGCTATAAGAGCCCTCGAACATAATCATTCATATTCCAAGTATTTAGTTAACTGCATCGCCAGCTGGAACAAGGCCTTAAGGGCATATTTGCATTTCAGAGCCAAAGCCGAAGACGCAGCTGCAACTGTACCCTTCTTCTCATTCATCGCTATCCCATTCACGATAATAGCGGAGGCCCTTTTCCTTGACTTTAGGGGAAAGAGGAAGATTCTGTCCTTAGTCCTCATCTTTAGCTCATTAATCGTTTTTCTTTATTTGTTCCATCCTGGCTTCTCAATAGCTGCAAGCCCGATGATAAATGTCATCGGCTTTTCGATGCTTATACTCATGTTCCCAATACTTATAGTAATGTTCATGCGTTTTGCTAACCTCCTCAGGTCATCCCGCATCAAGCTCTTAGGCGAACATGAAATAGACATATCTAGAATGAGAAGTTCATTCTTCATTTCATTCAAGCAGGGTATAGAAAACATGAAAAGAAGGAAGATTAGAAGCGGACTTGTACTGATCGCTTTGATAATATTAGTTTTCAGCGTCTCAAGCTTCTCCTCAGTATCCGCGATTGTGGGTGTGAGAGAGGAGGAAAGGGGAAGAAGTCCCCCTTATCAAGGGATACTTATCCGAAAGGATATGTGGGGCTATGGCGGATTCGACTTAGGAACTAGAATCGTTGACTTTCTCAAAGCAGAATTTGGAGATCAAGCTATAGTGGCGCCGAGGGCTTGGATATATATGTTTCCAAGGTTCAGAACTGTCGAGGATGTGGATGGAACCTACGGATTTGAGTGCGTATCGGTCACAAGTGGACGGAACGTTTCAGTCAATACATTGTGGGGGCTGACCCCGGAAGAGAAAGAAATAACGAGATTAAACTTTCTAGTAAATGGTTCATGGTTTGGAAGAGGTCAGGAGAAGGCGCCACTATGTATAATTACTGAAGCCATCGCGGAGGAAGGAAATTTCAGCATAGGCGACATCCTTACAATCGCTGGTACAAACTTCACGGTTATAGGAATAATGAGTAACAATATTCAGTTCTTGCGAGACCTTGATGGTGAAGAACTTTCACCAATAAAGTTCGATATAACCCCCGACAATCCCTGGAACGTACATGTGGATCCAAGCTATTATGTCATAATCCCATATGAGGTTCTAATATCGTTGGGAGGACGTGTTGCAAGCGTATCGATTAAGCCGTTAGAAAGCGTCAATGTGCCCAAGATGGCTAAAAAAATATTCAATCTTTTCAACGTATACGCGGTCTATTACACTTCGGGCGACAAAATATACTTGTTATCCCAAGGGTTAACATACAGAGCTTTCGGATTTGAAAGCCAAATAGTTCCAATAACTCTCGTGATTCTATCACTATTGAATATGCTCATAAGCGCCGTTTATGAGAGACGAAGAGAGATATCGATCCTCAGCTCCATAGGTCTCTCACCCTCACATATAGGTTTCCTCTTCCTAGCGGAAACAATTACATATGCTATTGTCGGTTCCATAATAGGTTACCTACTGTCCCTTCCAATAACTAGCTATATCGCCCCAACCGGCGTAACATTAGATCCTACCTCCTCACATGTTCTCCTTGTTCTAATGGTCGCAATGGTTACAGTTATAACCTCAACAATCTTTCCAATAGTCTCGGCTGCAAAGTTGGTGACTCCCAGTATGGAGAGAAAATGGGCTCCTTCATCTAAGCCTGTTGGGGATACTTGGGAGTTTCCACTTCCTTTCACCTTCTCAAATAGGAAAGAGGCTGAGCAGATGATAGATTACCTTAAAGAGTTTTCCAAGCGCCACTCCTTCCGTGACGCGCCTATTTTTAATGTGGATGAGATCAAGGAAGAGTTGGCAGATGATAGAGAGATGGTTCTCAGCCTATATGTAAACTTAGCGCCATATGACTTAGGCGTGAAACAGGATGCAATAATACGTCTAATCAGAGACGCCGAAGAGGATACGTGGAAGGCTGGACTGACTATTAGGAGGACTGCGGGACTAACAGAGGACTGGGAGAGGTTAACGCTTAAATTTGTAGACGAAATTAGAAAGCAGTTCCTCCTCTGGAAATCAAAATATGGCCAAAAAAGCGGGTCGAACGGGGAATAG
- a CDS encoding PQQ-binding-like beta-propeller repeat protein, with the protein MSHCNLVSSFSFQNLDEVSKVKYSWPCFHYDLANTGYSDSPAPRKGSLLWNLTIGDVPEGGPAVYDGVIYVATAAGSDSSVYAIDLITGKILWRRVTGTTMRGAPAVAEGKVFAGCEDGRLYCLDAATGRILWTFSTYDKISRAHPKFVNGMVIVASCDHTIYALNASEVEMAEEKRIIWAFNTGGQVRGTPAIVGGKVYMGSSSKKVYCLDLLTGTEIWRFQSPTDPKDFRGSPTVAYGKVYIGSDDQYVYALDMNTGEQKWRFKTGGMVRSTPAAAYGKIYILSADGYVYCLNAETGEQVWRFNTGGSIAGDFSYSSASVADGLVFIGSSNDVLYCLNATTGDVVWSYQTGGDIRGAPAIVGGLLIVGSMDDNLYVFGELYTGPKASFTFSPTNPLAGEAVTFNASASQPNVVKYTWNFGDGNVTTVSVPTIIHIFAAEGQYNVTLTVEDYRGGTDRISAQVTVSPKKSSFDPYLIAGIGVVAVIAVTVIFAVVRRKK; encoded by the coding sequence ATGTCCCATTGTAATTTGGTCTCATCGTTTTCATTTCAAAATTTGGATGAAGTTTCAAAGGTTAAGTACTCTTGGCCTTGCTTCCATTATGACTTAGCTAACACTGGCTACTCTGATAGCCCAGCGCCTAGAAAAGGCAGTCTTTTATGGAACCTGACAATAGGAGATGTGCCGGAAGGAGGCCCAGCTGTTTATGATGGCGTAATCTATGTGGCAACGGCCGCTGGGTCCGATTCCAGCGTATATGCAATAGACTTGATTACAGGGAAGATATTGTGGCGTCGAGTAACTGGAACAACCATGCGCGGAGCGCCTGCTGTAGCCGAAGGAAAGGTCTTCGCAGGATGTGAAGATGGTAGACTCTACTGCTTGGATGCCGCCACTGGAAGGATATTGTGGACATTCTCAACTTATGACAAAATCTCCCGTGCTCATCCAAAGTTCGTTAACGGAATGGTTATAGTGGCCTCCTGTGATCATACAATATATGCATTAAACGCCTCCGAGGTAGAAATGGCTGAGGAGAAGAGGATTATATGGGCGTTTAATACTGGAGGTCAAGTTCGAGGCACTCCAGCCATCGTCGGCGGAAAGGTCTACATGGGTTCAAGCAGCAAAAAAGTTTACTGCTTAGACCTCTTAACCGGAACTGAGATCTGGAGGTTCCAGAGCCCAACAGATCCAAAGGATTTCAGAGGATCCCCCACAGTTGCTTATGGGAAAGTTTACATAGGATCCGACGACCAATACGTCTACGCTTTAGACATGAATACTGGTGAGCAGAAATGGAGGTTTAAGACAGGCGGGATGGTAAGGAGCACTCCAGCAGCGGCTTATGGGAAAATCTACATTCTTTCAGCTGACGGGTATGTATACTGCCTAAACGCTGAAACTGGAGAACAAGTATGGAGATTCAATACTGGCGGATCCATCGCAGGGGATTTTTCTTACTCCTCAGCGAGCGTGGCGGATGGGCTTGTTTTCATCGGGTCGTCTAATGATGTATTATACTGCCTAAATGCAACGACAGGCGACGTTGTCTGGAGTTATCAGACTGGCGGAGACATACGTGGTGCCCCTGCGATTGTAGGCGGCCTCCTTATTGTTGGATCGATGGATGATAACTTGTACGTCTTTGGCGAGCTTTACACAGGGCCAAAGGCTTCCTTCACCTTCTCGCCGACCAACCCGCTGGCAGGCGAAGCGGTAACTTTCAACGCATCAGCATCCCAACCGAACGTTGTTAAATATACATGGAACTTTGGGGATGGGAACGTAACTACAGTCTCTGTTCCAACGATCATCCATATATTCGCGGCAGAAGGGCAATATAATGTGACACTTACTGTTGAGGACTATAGGGGCGGGACGGATAGGATATCCGCGCAAGTTACAGTTTCCCCGAAGAAAAGCTCGTTCGATCCATACCTGATAGCTGGCATCGGTGTCGTCGCAGTTATAGCGGTCACCGTGATCTTCGCGGTTGTTCGAAGAAAGAAATAG